The genomic window tcactgacgatcgagtagaaatctaagtgatctctcgtatggtcacgctcagtactagttctctaacaactatctacactcatCGCTCAATATCTCTGCACTataactagagactcatctacttcGAAAAAGTGATCTGTATATCGATCTatctgaatcgatcaccatccttatgataatactatgatcgggagcatttaagaattatatatatgtctctaattcttaacatcttgagaacatgtatcgaaatgttaatttcatagacgattcaaggatacatcacacttgaatgaaaattaaacttgtcttttattgatcaaatcaatgtattaagtacaaaattgtatcttagatttattataatgtgtcagccatattggcttttaggatatacatcaatcttccacttagactaaagtcaattagccacTAATTtaattccatcttctcaaggtagactttcatctttggctagcttaattgctttatcagtgggtctgctACATTGTCCGTGGAGTTTACTCTTCGCacttcgacatattttttttgaagtagtcgcgtatgatatggtACCATctttcgatgtgctttgatttttattAGACCTCGACTCTTTAGTAAGTGCTATGGCTTCACTATTGTCgtaataaagtggtatggcatccgatgtcattatcCCAAGCTCTACGATGAACTTTTTgatccagaagccttcctttgtagcatccaaAGCAGTGATATATTTAGCCTCTgtagtcgaatctgctatgatgggttgcttggaactcttccagctgactgtgccaccattgcatGTGAACATATATCctaacatagactttctatcatcaggatcaacaTGAAGtcgaatcagtatatccctcgacttgcaactcagaatctcttcaaagattaaaaataatcCTTAGTTCTTTCAAGTACTtaagatgttcttcatagctattcagtactcctcatctagattcgactgatacttgctcATAATACTCGCAGCAAGGgtaatatcaggtcaagtacacaACATAGAATCATAAGAATCTATGGCTGAGCATAAAGAATCTTACTTATGcgctgaactttctcagatgtggtcggatacatcatcttggaaagatgaataccatacctaagagataaaagacttcttttagagttttctatgttaacctcttcagcactttctctatgtacagcttttatgacagatctagcatccttttagatttatcctatagatctttattccaagaatataggatgctttccctagatctttcatagaaaatttttggacaaccatcttttgatcgtagTTAGCATGAAATATCATTTCactgagaagaatatcatccacgataATATGAGAATGTtattacgctcccactgacccttttgtatacacaagatttttcttcattcttgatgaaatcaaatgatttgattgcatcatcaaaacgaagattccaacttcgagaagcttactttaatcgtatatgaactttgcagcttgtagactgtgatcaccatcatcagatgtgaaactcaaaagctgctccatatggatatcttttcaagatatccatttaggaaagcaattTTTAcattcatctatcagatttcataatcataataaactgcaacagcaagcaaagtacggatgaatttcagtatggctacggacgagaagattttctgatagtcaataccctcatgctgactataattttttatcacaagcctagctttatagtttctgccttaccatcggcatctattttttttttgtagatccatttatacctaatgggtactataccctcaggtgaatccactaaggtccatacttagttCGAATGCATCGAATACTttcttgcatctaaccattttaaaatcaatatcagacatcatcttgtcaaaggtattaggatcatcaccatgacctatatctctcataagaaatattttcttttatttcataagcatacccatgtactttTTAGGAGgttggaagatcctgctagatctataaggtggtaaagaacatcaactactagctcatgaataatgatttctgaggatccatagctctttgctcttcagagatcttctcttcaagctcaactaacctccattgctaccatcctagataaactatttttctaggaatatggtgttttgactcacaatcatattatgatcttattgaaagtagaagtaatatcctattgattcttttagatatcctataaaataaactattatagatctatcctctaatttatcagtcatctgtctcttgacataggtcagacatctccaagtcttaaaataATATAGACTTAACTTCTtatcgtaccatatctcatatggtgtggtaggaatagattttgatggaatcctattcaacaggtaaattatagttaataaggtaagtctctaaagatataagggtaaatcagtgaagctcatcatcaatctgaccatatttaataggattctattcctcctttcggatatccgttAAGCTAAGGTGTTtcgggaggagtccattgagagactataccgttatctttaagatatctaaaaatttttgactaagatattcacctcctcgatcagatcgaagaaccttaatgagtttgtctgtttatttttctacttcatttttaaattttttaaactttttaaaggcttcagacttgtgtttcatcagatacacatacccgtactgagacagatcatcgataaagatgataaagtagctataaccatccctgatctgcacatcaaatgacccacatACCTCAGTgtatactagggcaagtaactcaatggccTTTCTCCATATCTTACAAAGagtacttgatcattttttcttgaagacaagattcacaagctgggtacGACTCTGATTTAAGAGAGCAAAGAtctcatttttttctaaattatttatcttgtcctctccaatatgatctagtctatgatgccacaagtacttttggttaatttcatctctgggtctcttttgacctatggcactcactatttactcattcaaattcacatttacctcaatatgcaagtgatatagactgtcaattaaaaaaccatgtgcaataatttatttcataagtaaatgaaataaaatctttattgaaataaattcaaaaccatcctgtgctagcataaCATAGAAATCAagtttgactagctacagaataaaataacagtccttcaaatctaatctaaattctgatggtaatcaaagaggataagtgccaacagctTCTACAGTaattttgctccattgtcgatgtgaaggatcatatcaccttccctcaacttctactttctattagacctgcattgagatacatatatgagcacttgaatcaaatctaatactcaactagaagtaaaaaaatataaggttagattcaattatgagcataccttctgaagatttatcatcttttttagtctttaggctcttcagtaGAGTGGGCAGTTCTCCTCCAGTGGCCGTCAGCATCAtgtggaaacactttctctttgtttcagccttctttggaatatCCTTcttactctctttcttctacttcttagtgatttcttcttcttcttccaactaaaCTTTCTCTTGgttgaagaagtctgctccacagcgagaacagtgccccttgaattctTCAAGGTTCCCTTcgtagtgaccaatatgttgatcaGTTCATATATAGTAAATCAAgtttttcatataaaaatttataataaattgactatataaattgtaagggattgaaggatcaaatccatctgtaatttttttgcatatcaagctcaagcttccaagctcctcgatatccttgatcactgcaTACAGTGCTCATGAACTGACTATCTTTCggcatctttagattgaagaatctcttggatacttcaaaacCATAtatagctctgctcaccatacaactcttgtagtgagtgatcatagccctgacaatgggcatatgctcatactggctttGCAACTATTTGATATGGATGCCAGATATAGCAttgacctgactgtcttcattCATTCACTTTTCATAAGCtgttctttgctcagtagtaggaagtttggtaacactaggggttccttgtcgagtacatgatctagttttttAGAAGTCAGACAATCCAGAGATTTCTtaaccagtctttatagttttttggtcaaatgattggattcaaggatgtgggctaaAGATTTGAGGCTAActatttaactgcgagagtagagattcaagttagacttttatatttaaaaatttatatttgctttaaggactttaagatgtaaacaatgactcccactaattttttggatcctcactcttgatagaaaatgaaaatcctaagtgACAACTGATTTTAGTGATGCTGCGATCCCACTATTATGTACTCACCTAATAGTATTAGTAATATGCACATCATGTgtagataactctttgtccaaatTTCTCTAAGTAATtgtagtgacttgatctctaagtcatgtgggctcatctaatagttattgaccatactcttAGTTAAGTTAATCCACCatttacaagcaggtgcaagtcgtcattggatccctcacctaacagttattggatccaaccccatccttacctggAGCaacttttgctaatagagtgttgcgtttctcgatgcaactgaatcattatgaccagccaagaacaatcaacaccagtagcagtCCGCATATCTATAACGTGGAAGACCtatgacttaatatttatggagagatttagtttAGTCTCATCTaatagtcatcatatgatcgatctaattgatatgggttaaacaaattactaagcaatcttattcaagatcaatcttccaaattggtcagtaAGTGGAGATGGtagggtcccccattgctttttttagacatcaataaattgatcagataagcgaataaaccaattaaataactatctctcAATTACTTTCTTagaaccaataggtcaattggtcaaatagattagcttaagcgaatcagcTCAAGCATCGAGCCGAATTAGTCCTTAGTTAATGATTCTATAtgtgggattcaatcgatttgatcaaaataattgcatgatcaacaataacctaatcctaatcaatacttgactaatttgatcaatttttaatcaaattaaaccatttgttcaaatcaaaaatcctagatgcaatctaattacatgacctaatttttaattttttcataatcaaaatcttTATGCACAAACACAAGtttcagattctaaaactaaatttagatctaaattttagatctaaattttttgatgaaagtaagttttaattatgaaactaattttcagatttaacatataagcatatatctcgtgtatatatataaattcagatctaaacaaaaattcagatcataacatgatatcatatatatctcatatacaaatcatgaatcatattgataataatttttagacctaaatattaatcatatatctcatatatgaatcataaattagatcaaattaattttagatttatgcatcatctacacattacataaatatgaactaaaaTCATTTcagaaaaaattcagatctatgcatgcttttatatatcaactatagatctaaaaattaaatctaaaataaattttagattcaaaacaatatctatacatcttatgtatcaaaaaaaaataaattttaaatttttttcaaaaatatgtatatcaatttcatacatatgaaacccgtggctctgatacaaTGTTGAAATTTCGTCAAGGGGcatacatgtatgtttcaaatttttttctaaacaacacagtgaaaagaaattaaaatatcttttaatctacatcatgcatgtataaatataaaacactagatctacttcatatgctaaattgAATACATGCGGAATTTTATactaaattgaatatgtgattgaatcatatcctattttgtaaatttttcttcaaatctggatcgaaAGAGAGTAATTCTCTATTAGTCACACAAATAACGACCTCTATGGTATCTACTTAGGATCATCTGAACATTCTCTTtgtgttgatcttttttctctaagaacaatcaccctgcaaatctgaatgaagtctggatcatgaTAACACTTTgattctttctttgatcttcttcttctcttcttcttttattttcttctcttgattataAAGTAATCAAGATTGAAAAATCAGCATGCAAAGGGACGTCCAAGTTTTTCTTGGGCATGAAGAAGTGGGAGCCCAACACTTGGGTGTTGGAGttcaaagggagaagagagagggggcatggggagCTTCTAAGGGAGGCATGGCTGCTGAATTCATCCTAAAAGTCTTaagaaggtctctttaaataggcataaggtttgaatcctattcaaaatcaaacaactacTTAATATAAGTTTACTTGTATtagaatccttattcctttagttatttgacccccaGATTCTTTAGGTCAACTTTTGAACCCTTGCACTcacaaatacacatgccacatgCCATAGGATGCCCCAATCAGGTCCACATGCCCTCTCTAGTGTgtgcacgtccaacttgatcaaatcaagtagcccccatcaaaactatcaaaaattgattaagggtttgatccttaattcatatgatccaaaatctaggcaccaataattagagcccaatgaatctaattcatttaagttattagtaggtaattaaacttgattaatcttatcaaataagaaatttaatgtaaagaaaaaattgggttcaaccatgtgctagcaagattatcttgaacccaataggatttcttaaatccaattgagacttcataagccaattacttatttcagatctaattcttttattgtggacctcataggttcaattctatctagtagtgagatatacaataattctattatagtatcattgaaactttttcaatagatcgaaaaattccactttaactcatcaaggattgtcgatcctaagcaaatctagtgagctctcataatccacagtgatacctagcagtatgtaatggcaacccagtagaaccaaaaagAATCTTAAGTGtattcacatgtgattcagtcttctatcgtgagtccgactagatggcaatcatgaataaatcgtcaaattCATTatcatcatatgatagattcgatcagcttaaatctaattataattttataaaaaaaaaattattaatcacactgctgtggcacAGATTCtcgacttagcctctcaaatctataggactactcttctctatcaagatcgatagattctatctagatgtattctgctcctacagtggaccaactatcactaaCATCACATAAGatcattaaatatatttatgtgtcagtcaaattaaTAGCTCACTATAAGCAGTCGTATATCGTAGATCAAAAATattcacataactatagcatcgagataatcactgatgatcgagtaaaaattAAGTGATCTctgtatgatcatgctcagtactagttattctctacaactatccatactcatcctcagtgtctctacactgtagacagagactcatctattctgaaAAAATGATTATATatcggtctatccggatcgatcacgtCCTTATGATGACAccatgatcaggagtatttagaattATAtacgtctctaattctcaacacttgaaaTATGTATCAAATATTCATTCATAGacaattcaaggatacatcatacttgaatgaaaattaaacttatcttttattgatcaaatcaatgtattaagtataaaattatatcctagatttattataatgtgtcagctatattgacttttaggatgtATATCTAATATTGGTAGACCTTGCTATTATAAATAGAGGCatatatcttaatttttaattaatcagTAAAAAAAAAGAGACTTAAGTCttactttcataatttttttttagtttttttttgagATTCGAGTTATGGGGATCAAGAAAAACCTTTCTTTTTCCTGATTGGATCATAACGACTATAAAATTTACCTTAAATGCTATTAGTGTAAAAGTAAGTGATGCTGAATGATACTCTATAGGCATTGCATGTTGCTTCAAATAATTGATGACATGCATTGCATCTACAACTATTGTTGCTCTTTCACAAGTTGATGAAGGctagtttctttatttttttttttttttttttttttttttttttttttttttttttttttttttttttttttttttttttttttttttttttttttttttttttttttttttttttttatgttttttcttttattttttctctacacTTTAGATGCTAAAGATATTTAGAACTTTTATCAAGACCCATGAGATGATCATACAAATCTTTTATTAAAGTTGATCTAATGGAGCTAAACAGTTCAGTGActgaaaaaattgaaatattgTTTTCATAGATGGGTGAGTCACTATTAAATAGAATGAATCCAAAGTCTTGGTGCATTTTTCCTCTAAACTTTATTCGACAATGTGGTTTTGAAAAACATGGTGGATCGTATTGCATGCTAAATATGGTGTGTTGTGAGAAAATAGTTGGATGACAAACCATCTTTTTCTCTATAATGAGATAATGTGGCAATGATGGAGTGCTGTAATAGTTTTTCTCATATGCAAAATAATTTCATAGAGGACTTCAACTCTCCTCAGACAAGAAGATTATATCTTGCACCATATACATGATGCTAGGATAAACCACAGAAACAAACTGAGTTGGGATGCATGGGGCAGCAATTCATGACAAGCATGTAAAGCATGAGATCTTCAGGAATCAAGATGTATGATTAGCATGATGCATTACCACATGATGTATATGACGTAGGATATAATATCTCCTGGATAAGAATGGGTTAGATGAGTTAATCATGTCCAAGCGGGTTTCCACAAAaccattcaaaaaaaatttcatcatgcgCGATCTTGGCACTCATCAGTTTGAGAGCTGTGCAGATGGATGGATGATGGGTTGAGGCTTGGATGGTGATGGTTATCCAACGGGGATTCGTGCGGAGGAAGGATTCTGCTTTCTTCGCCCCCAGGAATTCGTCGTCGCACACGATCACCTTTCGTTTCCCTCCACGTAAGCCAAAGCAGAGGGGAGCTTGAGGCAGCGAGGGGCAAACGAAATCAGATGGCGCTTCTCTCTGCCAATCTCCTCGCCCCAAAGATAACCCTAATCCCCTTCAATTCCCCCTCCTACCACCTCCCAAGAATCCCTACCCTCCTCCCTACCTCCCTGCAAAAGTCTTTTCCAAACCCCCCTTCTCACAACCGAACCGCCGTTGCCGCCTCATCTTCCTCctctccgccgccgccgccaccacCGCGACCACTGACATCCATCCCCAAGAGAAGAACGTCAACTCCCAGCAATCTCGTTCCAGTCCGGATCCCCTCGCCCCTTTTCAATTCTGATGTAAAATTTTATACCAATCCATCTAATTTCTTCCCACAAATTCCAGAGTGGGAAGCGTTCGCGAGGCGAGTCTCCGGTGAATGGGACGGCTTCGGAGCCGAATTCACGGCCGACGGGAAGCCCGTGGAGCTCCCGGAGGTGGTCGTCCCCGAGGCCTTCCGGGAGTGGGGGGTCGAGCTCTTCGACTGGCAGACCCAGTGCCCGACCCTGGCCGTCGAAGCAGGTGACCCCGTCCTCTCCTACAAGCTCATCAAGCTGCTTCCGACTGTGGGATGCGAGGCCGACGCCGCCACGAGGCACAGCACCGAGGAGAGGGTCGCCGGGGGCACCGGCAATAAGGTTTCAGCTCTTGGCTATGACCCGAATGGCTGCTATGTTGCAGTGTGGCCTTTGGAGGGTCGGAATGGGCAGAGATTCTTGGAATTGGAGCATTGCTTGGTGGATCCTGGGAATCGGGAAGCTCGGGTAAGAGTGATTCTGGTGGTTCGGGTGGATGACGGGGAATGGGGTTGGAGAGGATACGAGTGTTCTCAGAGCAGTGGTATGGGCCGTTCCAAAACGGGGAGCAATTTGGTGGGTGCGCCATTCGAGAGTCGGGGTTCGCTTCGACGGCTGCAGTGGAAGAGTCTGAGGTTGTTGGAGTGTGGCAAGGTACAAGTGTTGCAGTTGCTGGATTTCAGAGTGAACAAACGGTGAGTTACTTAAGTTTTGTGTTGATTTGCTGGTTTCTGGTCTGGTGACTTCAGTTTTCAGTTGGATACGGGAATTCATTGTTGATCTCGATTCCGATGTGGTAGGAAAATATTTGAATGttgatttcttcaaaaatttctatcTTCGTTGCTTTGGAATGATGCTGCTTGCCTGGAGGCAAACCTGTTTCTGTTCTGCATAAAATGATCTATTTCTGTTTCTGATTATTTTAGTTTTAACTATATATGGTTTTATACATTTTCTCTGTCCTGAATAATATGTTCTTTTCTAAATATCAGTTGGTTTTCCAATTATCAATTTTATTATTTGTGAGGATTGTTTTTTTTCTTATCCTTAGTGGGCATAAAATCAATACTTTGTTGCTTTGAGTTTTTGTCGGGAAATTATCTATGGATCTAAGTTATGAATGGTGGCTCCTGCTGGTATATCTATAGGCTTCTTTCCCTCCTTGCCGGTAAAGACCCTAAACATTGATGCTATCCATCTGTCATTCTTTCCAACAATCTTTCATACTGATCAGCTCCTCTTATAGCCTAGATCTACAATGAAGGACATAGAACCAGTACCTATTGTACTTTGAGGACCCAAATTGTGTTCTGTTCTTGGCACTTCTTTCCTATGCTACCGATCATTCAAATTGTCTTGTATGATAGCCTGAATTGGGCGTCCATGTCATCTAGATCCGATGCCTCATAGTCTTGTGG from Elaeis guineensis isolate ETL-2024a chromosome 4, EG11, whole genome shotgun sequence includes these protein-coding regions:
- the LOC105033664 gene encoding LOW QUALITY PROTEIN: uncharacterized protein (The sequence of the model RefSeq protein was modified relative to this genomic sequence to represent the inferred CDS: inserted 1 base in 1 codon), with translation MAQEACSMQGRAGSEGQTKSDGASLCQSPRPKDNPNPLQFPLLPPPKNPYPPPYLPAKVFSKPPFSQPNRRCRLIFLLSAAAATTATTDIHPQEKNVNSQQSRSKWEAFARRVSGEWDGFGAEFTADGKPVELPEVVVPEAFREWGVELFDWQTQCPTLAVEAGDPVLSYKLIKLLPTVGCEADAATRHSTEERVAGGTGNKVSALGYDPNGCYVAVWPLEGRNGQRFLELEHCLVDPGNREARVRVILVVRVDDXGMGLERIRVFSEQWYGPFQNGEQFGGCAIRESGFASTAAVEESEVVGVWQGTSVAVAGFQSEQTDIFHELVVDRPEKSIRNQLGLVLLPKQLWCHFKQNKDGETWGEVGWLVNNGNAMTSRCTFLKDGRLQEIAIGQEIAVMKGM